A window of Kyrpidia spormannii genomic DNA:
AAAAATCCGATTCAACAGCTCTTCCCCCGCTCGCTCTCCGAGGATATCTCCCAGATGCTCCCATGCCGCCCGCAAATCCACGGCTGCCACGTCGACGGTCCAGCCTTCGGAAACGGCCCGTTCCGCCGCATCCAGATCTTCCCGGGCCTCCTTTAGAAGAGCCATATGCCGCACATTCGTGACCATGCACGAAGAAGCCGAAACACCCTCGCCCCCCAGCACCACCCGAGCCATTCGATCGGCAAGCTCTTGTACTCCGTCCCCGGTTCGGGCAGATACTCGCACAATCCTGTGCTGAGGCAGCTCCTCAAGACGTCCGTCGCATGTTAGCCGTTGTGGAAGATCGATTTTGTTCACGACCAATAAAAATGGACGGTCCTTGATTCTTTCCAACAATTCCAGATCCTCTTTTTCCCACGGAGAACTGCCGTCCAGCACACATAAGACAAGATCTGCCTCTTCCACCCACTTCAGGCTTCTCTCCACCCCGATGCGCTCCACCTCGTCCTCGGTAGTGCGAATCCCCGCTGTATCCAGTATCTGAAACGCCACACCGCGAACGTGAATCCACTCATCCACCACATCCCGGGTGGTGCCAGGGATGGCCGTCACAATCGCCCGCTCCCGGCCAGCCAGCGCATTCAACAACGACGATTTTCCAACGTTCGGACGTCCGACAATGGCGGTGCGCACTCCCTCGCGCACCAACCTTCCAACCCGGGATGACGCAAGTAATTCATCGATCTGTTCCCGAACTTGATCCACAGCCTCCCGAATTTGTTCGATGGTCACGTCCTCCACGTCGTGTTCGGGATAGTCGATGGTCACTTCAATTTGGGCCATAACATCTAATAAGATCTCCCTCATCTGTTTTACCCGGGCGGACAATCCACCCTTCAACTGTTCTAACGCCAGCCGGCGGGCGGCGTCGGTTTTCGAGCGAATTAAATCGATCACCGCTTCCGCTTGACTGAGATCCAACCGGCCGTTGAGAAATGCCCGCTTCGTGAATTCTCCAGGTTCTGCCGGTCGGGCCCCGGCCCGAACGACAGCATTGAGCACCCTACCCACCACCGCCGAACCGCCGTGCGTGTGGATTTCAACAACATCTTCTCCGGTATAACTTCTGGGCGCCTGCATCCGCACCACAAGCACCTCATCCAGGACCTCTGCGGTATCGGGATCCACCACTGCACCATAGACCATCCGGTGGCTCGGTGCATCTTTTAATGACTGGCGACCCCGAAAAATCTGCTCCACCACCTGGACACACCCAGGACCACTGACGCGAATCACGGCGATGCCCGCCTCTCCCGGCGCCGTACCAACCGCTGCAATCACATCTTCCGCAACCGTTGCCATGCCGATCACCTCCGCAAACAAAACGAGGCGACCGTCTTCGGACAGTCCGCCCCGCCAAGCCACCGCACCCTTCTCTCATTCACGAAGACCTTCAACGCACCTGTTTCTCTACGCTTGTTCTGGTATG
This region includes:
- the mnmE gene encoding tRNA uridine-5-carboxymethylaminomethyl(34) synthesis GTPase MnmE produces the protein MATVAEDVIAAVGTAPGEAGIAVIRVSGPGCVQVVEQIFRGRQSLKDAPSHRMVYGAVVDPDTAEVLDEVLVVRMQAPRSYTGEDVVEIHTHGGSAVVGRVLNAVVRAGARPAEPGEFTKRAFLNGRLDLSQAEAVIDLIRSKTDAARRLALEQLKGGLSARVKQMREILLDVMAQIEVTIDYPEHDVEDVTIEQIREAVDQVREQIDELLASSRVGRLVREGVRTAIVGRPNVGKSSLLNALAGRERAIVTAIPGTTRDVVDEWIHVRGVAFQILDTAGIRTTEDEVERIGVERSLKWVEEADLVLCVLDGSSPWEKEDLELLERIKDRPFLLVVNKIDLPQRLTCDGRLEELPQHRIVRVSARTGDGVQELADRMARVVLGGEGVSASSCMVTNVRHMALLKEAREDLDAAERAVSEGWTVDVAAVDLRAAWEHLGDILGERAGEELLNRIFSQFCLGK